A window of Komagataeibacter medellinensis NBRC 3288 contains these coding sequences:
- a CDS encoding Cof-type HAD-IIB family hydrolase has translation MPQDAAGTPASQIRLVLADVDGTLVTKDKILTPRAIRAVERLRERGILFTITSGRPPKGMKMVIDPLKISEPIAGFNGGMMVRPDFSVIEARTLPADTARKVIGIIRDHKADPWVYNGNDWIVSKLDAPHVAREQWTVKFPPVVGDVEAKLDQVVKITGVSDDLDLMKRLEHDLQQTLGDTASAALSQPYYVDVTNKDANKGGVVMALERLLGIPASQMVTLGDQPNDVLMFRKSGMSIAMGQASPDVQKQATHVSTSCEEEGFANGIEKFVLGDA, from the coding sequence ATGCCCCAGGACGCAGCCGGAACCCCGGCCAGCCAGATCAGACTGGTACTGGCCGACGTGGACGGCACACTGGTCACGAAGGACAAGATCCTGACACCACGCGCCATCCGGGCTGTCGAACGCCTGCGTGAACGCGGTATCCTGTTCACCATTACCAGCGGCCGCCCGCCCAAGGGCATGAAGATGGTGATCGACCCGCTCAAGATTTCCGAGCCGATCGCGGGCTTCAATGGCGGGATGATGGTCCGCCCCGATTTCAGCGTGATCGAGGCCCGCACGCTTCCGGCCGATACCGCGCGCAAGGTGATCGGCATCATCCGTGACCACAAGGCCGACCCGTGGGTCTATAACGGCAATGACTGGATCGTCTCGAAACTCGATGCGCCGCATGTCGCGCGCGAACAGTGGACGGTCAAGTTTCCGCCGGTGGTCGGCGATGTGGAAGCGAAGCTGGATCAGGTGGTCAAGATCACCGGGGTCAGTGATGACCTCGACCTGATGAAGCGGCTGGAACATGACCTGCAACAGACGCTGGGCGATACGGCATCGGCCGCGCTGTCGCAGCCATACTACGTGGATGTGACCAATAAAGACGCCAACAAGGGCGGCGTGGTCATGGCGCTTGAACGCCTGCTGGGCATTCCCGCCAGCCAGATGGTGACACTGGGCGACCAGCCCAATGATGTGCTGATGTTCCGCAAGAGCGGCATGTCCATCGCCATGGGGCAGGCCAGCCCGGATGTGCAGAAGCAGGCGACCCATGTCTCGACATCGTGCGAGGAGGAAGGGTTCGCCAACGGGATCGAGAAATTCGTGCTGGGAGATGCATGA
- the pgl gene encoding 6-phosphogluconolactonase — MHDMSTGHDVKTGTMVVLPDAEAIAQHMAKWLTGQALAKKDGPFVLALSGGSTPRRLYQILASAEYRDRFPWTNTQFFFGDERFVPEADAASNYNMVETEMLAHVTVPPANVHPMPTSGDPTQAAATYQAELEKVYGGNVLQPGRPLFDVVMLGLGDNGHTASLFPRQPVLREKKLWVSTCVPDDAPHTRLTLTYPAIHSSRHVVFMLAGAGKREAFAKVRAGDPAEPASHITTEGELVWLMDKAAAGQ, encoded by the coding sequence ATGCATGACATGAGCACAGGACACGACGTGAAAACCGGGACCATGGTGGTCCTGCCCGATGCCGAGGCCATTGCCCAGCATATGGCGAAGTGGCTGACCGGGCAGGCGCTGGCCAAGAAAGACGGCCCGTTCGTGCTGGCGCTGTCGGGCGGGTCCACGCCCAGGCGGCTGTATCAAATCCTTGCATCCGCTGAATATCGTGACCGCTTTCCGTGGACGAACACACAGTTTTTCTTTGGCGATGAACGCTTCGTGCCCGAGGCGGATGCTGCCAGCAATTACAACATGGTCGAGACCGAAATGCTGGCCCACGTAACGGTGCCGCCCGCCAACGTGCACCCCATGCCCACATCGGGCGACCCGACACAGGCGGCAGCCACCTATCAGGCTGAACTGGAAAAGGTGTATGGCGGCAACGTACTGCAACCCGGCCGCCCGCTGTTTGATGTGGTGATGCTGGGGCTGGGCGATAACGGGCATACGGCCTCGCTTTTCCCGCGCCAGCCGGTGCTGCGGGAAAAGAAGCTGTGGGTCTCGACCTGCGTGCCCGATGACGCGCCACATACACGCCTGACGCTGACCTATCCCGCCATCCATTCCAGCCGCCATGTGGTGTTCATGCTGGCAGGCGCGGGCAAGCGCGAAGCCTTTGCAAAAGTGCGTGCCGGTGACCCGGCCGAACCTGCCAGCCATATCACGACCGAGGGTGAACTCGTCTGGCTTATGGACAAGGCGGCGGCAGGGCAATAA
- the rpiA gene encoding ribose-5-phosphate isomerase RpiA, producing MSTHITDPRAELKRKAAIEAADMVKEGMVVGLGSGSTSAFMIEELGRRWAEGLRFCAIPTSERSAEQARSHGIRLVTFATHPQIDIDIDGADEVERGTLNLIKGLGGALFREKIVAAASRRFVVVVDDSKLVDRLGVAVPVPVEVANFGWNSTARQLEALGAKVTQRLDRSGNVFVTDGGNMILDCHFGEIADSDTLQNQLDRVVGVIETGLFIGRTSEVIVATADGLQRLHAA from the coding sequence ATGTCCACCCATATTACGGACCCCAGGGCAGAACTGAAGCGTAAGGCCGCGATCGAGGCCGCCGACATGGTGAAGGAAGGCATGGTGGTCGGCCTCGGCTCGGGCAGTACGTCCGCCTTCATGATCGAGGAGCTGGGCCGTCGCTGGGCAGAAGGGCTACGGTTCTGCGCCATTCCCACATCCGAGCGTTCGGCCGAGCAGGCGCGCTCGCATGGGATCAGGCTGGTCACATTCGCCACTCACCCGCAGATCGACATCGACATTGATGGCGCAGATGAAGTGGAGCGGGGCACGCTGAACCTGATCAAGGGGCTGGGGGGCGCGCTGTTCCGTGAAAAGATCGTGGCTGCCGCCTCACGCAGGTTCGTGGTGGTGGTGGATGACAGCAAGCTGGTTGATCGGCTGGGTGTAGCCGTGCCAGTGCCGGTGGAAGTCGCCAATTTTGGCTGGAACTCGACCGCGCGCCAACTTGAGGCGCTGGGTGCGAAAGTAACCCAGCGGCTGGACCGCAGCGGCAACGTGTTCGTGACTGATGGTGGCAACATGATCCTGGATTGTCATTTTGGCGAGATTGCCGATTCAGATACCCTGCAGAACCAGCTTGACCGTGTGGTGGGCGTGATCGAGACGGGATTGTTCATTGGCCGGACGTCCGAAGTGATCGTGGCCACGGCCGATGGCCTGCAGCGGTTGCATGCGGCATGA
- a CDS encoding gluconokinase yields the protein MTGKALQDQGIRPLVLVIMGVSGCGKTTLAEGLHNLLGWPYQEGDLLHPRANVEKMAAGIPLTDADRLPWLQTCRTWLHERVVSGQGGILTCSALKRSYRDLLRADGNEGIVFVYLEIPEAVLSDRLKRRRGHYMPPSLLPSQLATLEAPTADEHPVVVHLEATPADLIAETLGLLKQEFPQP from the coding sequence ATGACCGGCAAGGCATTGCAGGACCAGGGTATCAGGCCGTTGGTCCTTGTCATCATGGGGGTGTCAGGCTGCGGCAAGACCACTCTGGCGGAGGGCCTGCATAATCTGTTGGGTTGGCCCTATCAGGAAGGTGACCTGCTGCATCCCCGCGCCAATGTGGAAAAAATGGCGGCGGGCATTCCCCTGACCGATGCCGACCGCCTGCCATGGCTACAGACCTGCCGCACATGGCTGCATGAGCGCGTGGTGTCGGGGCAGGGGGGGATCCTGACCTGCTCGGCGCTCAAGCGCTCCTACCGCGATCTGTTGCGTGCGGACGGTAATGAGGGGATCGTGTTCGTCTATCTGGAAATCCCGGAGGCTGTGCTGTCTGACCGGTTGAAGCGCAGGCGGGGCCACTACATGCCCCCCAGTCTGCTGCCCAGCCAGCTTGCAACACTTGAGGCGCCGACGGCGGATGAGCACCCGGTAGTGGTGCATCTGGAAGCAACGCCTGCGGACCTGATTGCCGAAACACTCGGGTTGTTGAAGCAGGAATTTCCCCAACCCTGA
- a CDS encoding low molecular weight protein-tyrosine-phosphatase: MTRSPVSVLFVCMGNICRSPLAEAAFRDAARRAGLDVVVDSAGTGNWHAGSAPDRRACATALRHGIDISRARARMVRPADFERFTHIVALDHANLAHLQAMQPAGSRAQLSLLLDHVPGRQGHAVADPYYGDASGFETTWHDVTAGAQALVGKLQKDSA, from the coding sequence ATGACCCGCTCTCCCGTCTCCGTACTGTTTGTATGTATGGGCAATATCTGTCGCTCCCCCCTGGCAGAGGCCGCGTTCCGTGACGCGGCCCGGCGGGCGGGGCTGGATGTGGTGGTTGATTCGGCTGGAACCGGCAACTGGCATGCCGGTTCCGCGCCGGACCGGCGGGCCTGTGCCACTGCCCTGCGCCATGGCATTGATATCAGCCGCGCCCGCGCGCGCATGGTTCGGCCTGCGGATTTCGAGCGCTTTACCCATATCGTTGCGCTGGACCATGCCAACCTTGCCCATCTGCAGGCCATGCAGCCCGCAGGTAGCCGGGCACAGCTATCCCTGCTGCTGGACCATGTGCCCGGCAGACAGGGCCATGCCGTGGCCGATCCGTATTATGGCGATGCCAGCGGGTTCGAGACCACATGGCACGACGTGACCGCCGGGGCGCAGGCACTGGTGGGTAAACTGCAAAAGGACAGCGCATGA
- a CDS encoding fructosamine kinase family protein produces MTRLARHGAALLGGQLWNWHPLQGGDLAQTLLVYLNDGRRVVVKNGPDPLAEAAMLRTLGETGAPVPDVLAVDEDALVLQYLPADGPLATCWGDLGRVLAQAHTGRPPEGAVRYGWRTDYALGTVAVPNTWMDTWPGFWAERRIGIHLDHVGIDLAHQLERLMYRLPDLLPARPAPSLLHGDLWGGNVLVSARRVTGLIDPCCCYGHAEVDLATAGVFDRPAAAFFMAHESLEAGYEARFAIYRLWIALVHLRLFGATYRPLVAHYLDGAGVG; encoded by the coding sequence ATGACCCGCCTGGCCCGGCACGGTGCTGCCCTGCTGGGAGGACAGTTGTGGAACTGGCACCCGCTGCAGGGCGGTGACTTGGCGCAGACATTGCTGGTCTATCTCAATGACGGGCGCAGGGTGGTGGTCAAGAATGGCCCCGATCCACTGGCGGAGGCCGCCATGCTGCGCACGTTGGGCGAGACCGGCGCGCCGGTGCCCGATGTACTGGCGGTGGATGAGGATGCGCTAGTGCTGCAGTACCTGCCCGCCGATGGCCCGCTTGCCACCTGCTGGGGCGATCTGGGGCGCGTACTGGCGCAGGCGCATACTGGCAGGCCGCCGGAAGGGGCAGTTCGTTACGGCTGGCGCACCGATTATGCACTGGGCACGGTAGCGGTGCCCAACACATGGATGGATACGTGGCCTGGCTTCTGGGCCGAGCGCCGCATTGGCATCCATCTGGACCATGTGGGGATTGACCTTGCTCATCAGCTTGAGCGCCTGATGTACCGCCTGCCAGACCTGCTGCCCGCCAGACCTGCACCCAGCCTGCTGCATGGGGATCTGTGGGGTGGGAACGTGCTGGTCTCGGCCCGGCGGGTGACGGGGCTGATCGACCCATGCTGCTGTTATGGCCATGCGGAGGTGGATCTTGCCACTGCCGGGGTGTTTGACCGGCCCGCTGCTGCTTTCTTCATGGCTCATGAGTCGCTTGAGGCGGGATATGAAGCGCGTTTTGCCATCTATCGACTCTGGATTGCGCTGGTGCATCTGCGGCTGTTTGGCGCGACCTACCGGCCCCTTGTGGCCCATTACCTTGATGGGGCGGGTGTGGGGTAA
- a CDS encoding carboxymuconolactone decarboxylase family protein: MSIDSIKAALPDYAKDLKLNLGSLANDIVLTPQQLGGTFIASAIAARNPAVTHALTAEYGPRLAPEALEAARAAAAIMGMNNVYYRFVHLVGGDYAKLPARLRMNIINNPGVDKVDFELWAMAVSAINGCGLCMESHERQLRAAGLTTEHIQTAVRIAATVSAIAVTLDGVELPA, translated from the coding sequence ATGTCGATCGATTCCATCAAGGCCGCACTGCCGGACTACGCCAAGGATCTGAAGCTCAACCTCGGCTCGCTCGCCAACGATATCGTGCTGACGCCGCAGCAGCTTGGCGGCACGTTCATCGCCAGCGCCATTGCAGCACGCAACCCGGCCGTGACCCACGCCCTGACCGCCGAATACGGCCCCCGCCTCGCGCCCGAGGCGCTGGAAGCGGCACGAGCAGCGGCGGCCATCATGGGCATGAACAATGTCTATTACCGTTTCGTGCACCTTGTGGGCGGTGATTATGCAAAACTGCCCGCGCGCCTGCGGATGAACATCATCAACAACCCCGGCGTGGATAAGGTGGATTTCGAGCTGTGGGCCATGGCCGTCTCCGCCATCAATGGCTGCGGGCTATGCATGGAAAGCCACGAGCGCCAGCTGCGCGCAGCGGGCCTGACTACCGAACATATTCAGACGGCAGTGCGCATTGCCGCGACCGTCAGCGCCATTGCCGTAACGCTGGATGGCGTGGAACTTCCTGCCTGA
- a CDS encoding peroxiredoxin yields the protein MLTIGDKFPAFNLSAVPGGPEGLKGEFVQITDESNEGKWKVVFFWPLDFTFVCPTEIVAFGKLAGEFSDRDTVVYGVSIDSAFVHLNWRLHHDELKNLEIPMLSDIKRELIESCGVMSQQAGAAYRATFVVDPQGIIRHVSVNDLSVGRNPQEILRILDGLQSDELCPCNWNKGDAFIKA from the coding sequence ATGCTGACAATCGGTGACAAGTTTCCCGCCTTCAACCTGAGCGCCGTACCCGGCGGCCCCGAAGGGCTGAAAGGCGAGTTCGTGCAGATCACGGACGAATCGAACGAAGGCAAGTGGAAGGTCGTTTTCTTCTGGCCGCTGGACTTCACCTTCGTCTGCCCGACCGAGATCGTGGCATTCGGCAAGCTGGCCGGTGAGTTCAGCGACCGTGACACCGTGGTGTACGGCGTATCGATCGACAGCGCCTTCGTGCACCTGAACTGGCGCCTGCACCATGACGAACTGAAGAACCTCGAAATCCCGATGCTGTCCGACATCAAGCGCGAGCTGATCGAAAGCTGTGGCGTCATGTCGCAGCAGGCCGGTGCGGCTTACCGCGCGACCTTTGTTGTCGACCCGCAGGGCATCATCCGCCATGTCAGTGTCAATGACCTGTCGGTTGGCCGTAACCCGCAGGAAATCCTGCGTATCCTTGACGGCCTGCAGAGCGACGAGCTGTGCCCGTGCAACTGGAACAAGGGCGACGCTTTCATCAAGGCATGA
- a CDS encoding hydrogen peroxide-inducible genes activator → MLPMPSAQQLRYLVTLAELRHFGRAARACAVTQSTLSAGILALERQMDVRLLDRDVGKKVVFTPVGDKVIARARTALEALQGVLDVAVASREPMSGLLRIGVIPTIGPFVMASLVRRLPHAYPQLHLSLNEDVTHNVMAKLGMGRLDLVLLAMPWDCADNEILPLWRDPFMLVMPHDHPLAQLPVVPVRDIVRERMILLEDGHCLRDQTLAMCHQVRGWNPPADGAECAVTSLHTMVEMVGAGMGLALLPQLAVDSPLLDGQKLAVRPVTGAQTWRTIGLAWRPRSPRAADFHTIAPFFVPDSITQANSLL, encoded by the coding sequence ATGCTTCCGATGCCCTCTGCCCAGCAGTTGCGCTACCTTGTAACCCTTGCCGAACTGCGCCATTTCGGGCGTGCGGCGCGGGCCTGTGCGGTGACCCAGTCCACGCTGTCCGCCGGTATCCTTGCCCTTGAACGGCAGATGGATGTCCGACTGCTGGACCGCGATGTGGGCAAGAAGGTCGTGTTCACCCCGGTGGGGGACAAGGTGATAGCCCGCGCACGCACGGCGCTTGAGGCCCTGCAGGGTGTGCTGGACGTGGCCGTGGCCTCGCGGGAGCCGATGAGCGGATTGCTGCGGATCGGTGTCATTCCTACCATCGGGCCGTTTGTCATGGCCTCGCTGGTGCGCAGGCTGCCACATGCCTATCCGCAACTGCATCTTTCGCTGAACGAGGACGTGACCCACAACGTCATGGCCAAGCTGGGCATGGGGCGGCTGGACCTTGTGCTGCTGGCCATGCCGTGGGACTGCGCCGATAACGAGATACTGCCCCTGTGGCGCGATCCCTTCATGCTAGTCATGCCGCATGACCACCCGCTTGCGCAGCTGCCTGTGGTACCGGTGCGCGACATCGTGCGCGAGCGCATGATCCTGCTGGAGGACGGGCACTGCCTGCGTGACCAGACGCTGGCCATGTGCCACCAGGTGCGTGGCTGGAACCCGCCGGCGGATGGGGCGGAATGTGCCGTAACCTCGTTGCACACCATGGTGGAAATGGTGGGCGCCGGCATGGGGCTGGCGCTGCTGCCGCAGCTTGCAGTCGATTCCCCGCTGCTGGATGGCCAGAAGCTGGCGGTCCGGCCCGTGACGGGTGCACAGACATGGCGTACTATCGGCCTGGCATGGCGCCCGCGTTCCCCCCGGGCGGCGGATTTCCATACTATTGCCCCGTTTTTCGTGCCGGATTCGATCACACAGGCGAATTCCCTGCTGTAA
- the ykgO gene encoding type B 50S ribosomal protein L36 has protein sequence MKIRNSLKSAKVRDKDCRVVRRRGKVYVINKKNPRMKARQG, from the coding sequence ATGAAAATCAGAAACAGCCTGAAATCGGCCAAGGTTCGGGACAAGGACTGCCGTGTGGTCCGTCGCCGTGGCAAGGTCTATGTCATTAACAAGAAGAACCCGCGCATGAAGGCCCGTCAGGGCTGA
- a CDS encoding tetratricopeptide repeat protein, whose product MGLPSVVAAHGVDRHAAPPAIIARDGRDKPAAEPSLDSLETELAHAATARGARDLQGRIEQQRLKELAPTTTLLVRRAQDDLDAQRPLDAVQDMDDALLLQPEVEVLWRNRAQARLVARNLDGAVADLGVALHHDGRDVMAWKILEDTEEQRGDWQAAWKAWQHVLQLDPTTPDADHETQKLRLKAFGQPT is encoded by the coding sequence ATGGGCCTGCCCTCCGTTGTGGCCGCACACGGGGTGGACCGCCATGCGGCCCCGCCCGCTATCATCGCCAGAGATGGTAGGGATAAGCCTGCGGCTGAACCCTCGCTCGACAGTCTTGAGACGGAACTGGCCCATGCTGCCACTGCCCGTGGCGCGCGTGACCTGCAGGGCCGGATCGAACAGCAGCGTTTGAAGGAACTGGCCCCCACCACCACCCTGCTGGTCCGCCGCGCGCAGGATGATCTTGATGCCCAGCGCCCGCTTGATGCGGTGCAGGACATGGATGATGCGCTGCTACTTCAGCCTGAGGTGGAAGTGCTGTGGCGCAACCGCGCGCAGGCGCGCCTTGTTGCCCGCAATCTCGATGGGGCGGTGGCGGATCTGGGTGTTGCGCTGCATCATGACGGGCGTGACGTGATGGCGTGGAAAATCCTTGAGGATACCGAAGAGCAGCGTGGTGACTGGCAGGCAGCATGGAAAGCCTGGCAGCATGTGCTGCAGCTTGATCCCACCACGCCTGATGCCGACCATGAGACACAGAAGCTGCGCCTGAAGGCATTCGGGCAGCCGACCTGA
- a CDS encoding peptidoglycan -binding protein, which yields MARRSRRSIRSELNAWPGYVDALSTLLMVIIFVLLVFVLGQAFLSVALNKRQQALNQLEHEVARLGQMLSLEHSHTTALQAEVAGLHKAHDADVATATSLTAQLNQQTSERDSAQAHSTALDEQVAQLNAQLSALSVALEAEEDTVHDRDRQISNLGMQLNVALAKKVEQLQHYRSEFFGRLRNVMQDHKGVQIVGDRFVFQSEVLFPPGGADLSPEGIQEIKVLAKTLRQVAQQIPGDVPWILRVDGHADRQPIHSAFPSNWELSSARAITVVKLLIAEGIDPHHLAATGFSDYQPLDKGTTAEAFARNRRIEFRLTDR from the coding sequence ATGGCGCGTCGTTCCCGTCGTTCTATCCGTTCCGAACTGAATGCATGGCCGGGCTATGTTGATGCGCTGTCAACACTGCTTATGGTCATCATATTCGTCCTGCTTGTCTTTGTGCTGGGGCAGGCGTTCCTGTCGGTCGCGCTGAACAAGCGCCAGCAGGCACTCAATCAACTGGAGCACGAGGTTGCACGGCTGGGACAGATGCTCTCGCTCGAACACAGCCATACCACTGCCCTGCAGGCCGAGGTTGCCGGCCTGCACAAGGCGCATGATGCGGATGTGGCCACCGCCACCTCACTGACCGCCCAACTCAACCAGCAGACCAGCGAGCGCGACAGCGCTCAGGCCCATTCTACGGCCCTTGATGAACAGGTAGCCCAGCTCAATGCCCAACTCAGCGCGCTGAGCGTAGCCCTGGAGGCCGAGGAAGACACGGTGCATGACCGTGACCGCCAGATCAGCAACCTGGGCATGCAGCTTAATGTGGCGCTGGCGAAGAAGGTGGAGCAGTTGCAGCATTACCGCTCCGAATTCTTTGGCCGCCTGCGCAACGTGATGCAGGACCACAAGGGCGTGCAGATCGTGGGGGACCGCTTTGTATTCCAGAGCGAGGTGCTGTTCCCGCCCGGTGGTGCCGACCTCTCGCCCGAAGGCATTCAGGAGATCAAGGTACTGGCCAAGACGCTGCGGCAGGTCGCCCAGCAGATTCCGGGCGATGTGCCATGGATCCTGCGCGTGGATGGCCATGCCGACCGCCAGCCCATCCACTCGGCCTTCCCTAGCAACTGGGAACTGTCATCCGCCCGTGCCATCACGGTGGTCAAGCTGCTGATTGCCGAGGGCATTGACCCACACCACCTGGCCGCGACGGGCTTTTCGGATTACCAGCCGCTGGATAAAGGTACCACGGCGGAAGCCTTTGCCCGTAACCGACGAATCGAATTCCGCCTGACGGATCGCTGA
- a CDS encoding inositol monophosphatase family protein: MRLSPHMTVMQNAAQKAARRLLRDFSEVEQLQVSIKGPGDFVSQADLRAETTIREELARARPGYAFLMEESGASGNEGWTWRWVVDPLDGTSNFLHGIPHWAISIGLQRRLPDDTIEIVAGLVYNPAANEMFWAEKGVGAFLNDRRLRVSGRRSMNEALFATGIPFAKVSARNRLSFARTLGTLMPQVAGIRRFGAAALDLAWVAAGRYDGYWELGIKPWDCAAGILLVREAGGYATDPEGVDLNDIGASIDAVAGNTHLHAPLRELVASSIG, encoded by the coding sequence ATGCGACTCTCTCCCCATATGACGGTGATGCAGAACGCTGCCCAGAAGGCCGCACGCCGTCTTCTGCGTGACTTCAGCGAAGTCGAGCAGCTCCAGGTCAGCATCAAGGGCCCGGGCGATTTCGTGTCGCAGGCCGACCTGCGAGCCGAAACGACCATCCGCGAGGAACTGGCCCGCGCACGCCCCGGTTACGCCTTCCTGATGGAAGAAAGCGGCGCATCGGGTAACGAGGGCTGGACGTGGCGTTGGGTGGTTGACCCGCTGGACGGAACGAGCAACTTCCTGCACGGCATCCCGCACTGGGCCATCTCAATCGGCCTGCAGCGCCGTCTGCCCGATGACACGATCGAGATCGTGGCCGGTCTGGTGTACAACCCTGCCGCCAACGAGATGTTCTGGGCGGAAAAGGGCGTGGGCGCGTTCCTCAATGATCGCAGGCTGCGCGTATCGGGCCGCCGTTCAATGAACGAGGCGCTGTTCGCCACCGGTATCCCGTTTGCCAAGGTCTCGGCGCGCAACCGCCTGTCATTCGCGCGCACGCTGGGCACGCTCATGCCGCAGGTGGCGGGCATACGCCGATTCGGCGCCGCCGCCCTTGACCTGGCCTGGGTGGCTGCGGGTCGCTACGATGGCTACTGGGAACTGGGCATCAAGCCGTGGGACTGTGCCGCCGGCATTCTGCTGGTGCGTGAGGCGGGCGGCTACGCCACCGACCCCGAGGGCGTAGACCTCAACGATATCGGTGCCTCGATTGATGCAGTGGCGGGCAATACCCACCTGCACGCCCCCCTGCGCGAACTGGTTGCCAGCAGCATTGGCTGA
- the efp gene encoding elongation factor P: protein MKQQANLIRAGQVIEHDGRRWTVLKQQIITPGKGGAFIQVEMRDLKTGNKTNERWRTADTVERLMTEEKEYTYSYMDGDNIVLMDPETFEQLLLPLDLLGDQAPFLQDNMTLILNLVEGDPVGVVLPAQVTLEVVEADPVVKGQTASSSYKPARLSNGVKTMVPPFIEAGERIVVRTEDSSYVERAKS, encoded by the coding sequence ATGAAGCAGCAGGCAAACCTGATCCGCGCCGGACAGGTTATTGAGCACGACGGCCGTCGCTGGACGGTCCTGAAGCAGCAGATCATCACCCCGGGCAAGGGCGGCGCCTTCATCCAGGTGGAGATGCGCGACCTCAAGACCGGCAACAAGACCAACGAACGCTGGCGCACCGCCGATACCGTCGAACGCCTGATGACCGAGGAGAAGGAATACACCTACTCCTACATGGACGGTGACAACATCGTGCTGATGGACCCCGAGACGTTCGAGCAGCTGCTGCTGCCGCTGGACCTGCTGGGGGACCAGGCGCCGTTCCTGCAGGACAACATGACGCTGATCCTGAACCTGGTGGAAGGCGACCCGGTTGGCGTTGTCCTGCCCGCGCAGGTCACGCTGGAAGTGGTCGAGGCCGATCCCGTGGTGAAGGGCCAGACGGCAAGCTCGTCCTACAAGCCCGCACGCCTGTCCAATGGCGTCAAGACCATGGTGCCCCCCTTCATCGAAGCAGGTGAGCGTATCGTGGTCCGCACCGAGGACAGCAGCTACGTCGAGCGCGCCAAGTCCTGA
- a CDS encoding lysine-2,3-aminomutase-like protein — protein sequence MASAVNPPLTPPPRTLRSVADLLAAGLITPAQAPGLEQVAKDYATAIPPAFANLIETPDDPIGRQVIPDAAECETDLTEDPDPIGDDALSPVPGIVHRYADRALLKPLLVCPLYCRFCFRREHVGPGGGVLDDAALNRALEWLRTHPDIHEVVMTGGDPLMLSPRRMRAIMVALEGMAHIHTIRIHSRVPVADPDRLDEEMAAALETSRSMWLVVHVNHARELTPQARAAIRRVQVRAIPVLGQSVLLRGVNDTPDALEALLRAQVATRIRPYYLHQLDPAPGTARFHVPIREGQRLLASLRGRVTGIAWPTYVIDIPGGHGKVPIAPDYLHEGPDGYLHAVAPDGTIHRLAREHG from the coding sequence ATGGCATCCGCGGTCAATCCCCCCCTTACTCCACCCCCCCGTACACTGCGCAGCGTGGCCGATCTGCTTGCGGCGGGCCTGATTACACCTGCGCAGGCGCCGGGCCTGGAACAGGTGGCAAAAGACTATGCCACGGCCATTCCGCCTGCTTTCGCCAATCTGATCGAGACCCCCGATGACCCGATCGGTCGGCAGGTCATACCCGATGCGGCGGAATGCGAGACGGACCTGACGGAAGACCCGGACCCGATCGGGGATGACGCACTTTCCCCCGTGCCGGGCATCGTGCACCGTTATGCCGACCGCGCATTGCTCAAGCCACTGCTGGTCTGCCCGCTGTACTGCCGGTTCTGCTTCCGCCGCGAACATGTCGGCCCCGGCGGCGGCGTGCTGGATGATGCGGCGCTAAACCGCGCGCTGGAGTGGCTGCGCACGCACCCGGACATTCATGAAGTGGTGATGACCGGCGGCGACCCGCTCATGCTCTCACCGCGCCGCATGCGCGCGATCATGGTGGCGCTGGAGGGGATGGCGCACATCCACACCATCCGCATCCATTCCCGCGTGCCCGTGGCCGACCCCGACCGACTGGATGAAGAGATGGCGGCGGCACTGGAGACCTCACGCTCCATGTGGCTGGTGGTGCATGTCAACCATGCCCGTGAACTGACGCCCCAAGCTCGCGCCGCCATCCGCCGCGTGCAGGTGCGCGCCATTCCCGTGCTGGGCCAATCCGTGCTGCTGCGCGGGGTGAATGACACGCCCGATGCACTCGAAGCACTGCTGCGCGCGCAGGTGGCCACCCGCATCCGCCCCTATTACCTGCACCAGCTTGATCCTGCCCCCGGCACCGCGCGCTTTCATGTGCCCATACGCGAGGGGCAGCGCCTGCTGGCCAGCCTGCGCGGGCGGGTAACAGGCATCGCCTGGCCAACCTATGTAATTGATATTCCTGGTGGCCATGGCAAGGTTCCGATTGCGCCCGACTACCTGCATGAAGGGCCTGATGGATACCTGCACGCGGTCGCTCCCGATGGCACAATCCACCGCCTGGCGCGTGAACACGGGTAA